One Peribacillus simplex NBRC 15720 = DSM 1321 genomic region harbors:
- a CDS encoding DUF2627 domain-containing protein: MKRLIAFLILFIPGAFAAYGIKIMRDMVFGILQPPYPILWLQFLIGLLITIGGIAFIAGFVLHRDRKQNKVQSRFNKF, from the coding sequence ATGAAACGTTTAATCGCTTTTTTGATTCTTTTTATACCCGGTGCCTTTGCTGCCTATGGCATAAAAATAATGAGGGACATGGTGTTCGGTATTTTACAGCCTCCCTATCCAATCCTTTGGCTGCAATTTTTAATCGGACTGCTCATTACAATTGGCGGAATAGCCTTTATCGCCGGCTTCGTCCTTCATCGAGATCGAAAGCAAAATAAGGTCCAAAGCAGGTTCAATAAATTTTAA
- a CDS encoding thiamine pyrophosphate-dependent dehydrogenase E1 component subunit alpha, producing the protein MVENRHEQLGLNEETVLDMYRTMLLSRRIDERMWLLNRSGKIPFVISCQGQEAAQVGAAFALDRQKDYVLPYYRDVGVVLTFGMTAKDLMLSGFAKEEDPNSGGRQMPGHFGQKKNRIVTGSSPVTTQVPHAVGIALAGKMEGKDLVTFVTFGEGSSNQGDFHEGANFAGVHKLPVIFMCENNKYAISVPISKQLSCENVSDRAIGYGMPGITVDGNDPLAVYAAVKEAADRARRGEGPTLVETVSYRLTPHSSDDDDRSYRTADEVAEAKTKDSIMTFGAYLKEVGIMDDDIEKQMNDEVMKIVNEATDYAENAPYPKAESAMNHVYAQK; encoded by the coding sequence ATGGTAGAGAATCGTCATGAACAATTAGGCTTAAATGAGGAAACGGTTTTAGATATGTACCGGACAATGCTTTTGTCCCGCAGAATTGATGAGCGCATGTGGCTTTTAAACCGATCCGGGAAAATTCCCTTCGTGATTTCCTGCCAGGGGCAAGAAGCTGCACAGGTTGGGGCAGCGTTTGCGCTTGATCGGCAAAAGGATTATGTACTGCCTTATTATCGGGATGTAGGTGTGGTGCTTACCTTCGGAATGACCGCAAAAGACTTGATGCTTTCAGGTTTCGCGAAAGAGGAAGATCCCAATTCCGGCGGGCGCCAAATGCCTGGTCATTTTGGTCAAAAGAAAAATAGGATCGTCACTGGTTCATCGCCTGTAACGACACAGGTCCCGCATGCTGTTGGAATTGCACTTGCAGGGAAGATGGAAGGTAAGGATTTGGTAACTTTCGTAACGTTTGGGGAAGGTTCATCCAATCAGGGCGATTTTCATGAAGGGGCCAACTTTGCAGGTGTGCATAAGCTACCGGTCATTTTCATGTGTGAAAATAATAAATATGCGATTTCTGTTCCTATTTCCAAACAGCTATCGTGTGAAAATGTTTCCGACAGGGCGATTGGCTATGGGATGCCTGGAATAACGGTGGATGGCAATGATCCATTGGCAGTGTATGCAGCGGTGAAAGAAGCGGCTGACCGTGCACGAAGGGGAGAAGGCCCTACACTAGTAGAAACCGTTTCATACAGGCTCACACCTCATTCAAGTGATGATGATGACCGAAGCTACCGGACAGCGGACGAAGTGGCCGAAGCCAAAACGAAGGATTCCATAATGACATTTGGAGCGTATTTAAAAGAAGTGGGAATCATGGATGATGACATTGAGAAACAAATGAATGATGAAGTCATGAAGATAGTCAACGAAGCAACCGATTATGCTGAAAATGCTCCATATCCGAAGGCTGAAAGTGCTATGAATCATGTGTATGCACAAAAGTAA
- a CDS encoding glycerophosphodiester phosphodiesterase encodes MTLIFAHRGSAGTHSENTMSAFNEAARVGADGIETDVQLSKDGEVVIIHDEKLDRTTNATGYVKDRTLMELKTLNASSTHKGKLGKEKIPTLEEIFIWLNDNQLFCNIELKNTLFLYPGLEEKVIRLIRTYEMEERVILSSFNHYSLVNCHQLAPELETATLYRDGLYMPWIYAKAIGGSAIHPNILSAPDALIQASVSMGVPVRPYTINKEAEMKRLFKLGCSGIITDFPEAAVRIREGLKSR; translated from the coding sequence ATGACCTTAATCTTTGCACATCGAGGTTCTGCAGGAACACATTCGGAAAATACGATGTCGGCGTTCAATGAAGCTGCCCGTGTCGGGGCGGACGGAATTGAAACGGATGTCCAGCTCTCGAAAGATGGAGAAGTGGTCATCATTCACGATGAAAAGCTCGATCGGACCACGAATGCAACGGGGTATGTAAAAGACCGGACCTTGATGGAGTTGAAAACTCTTAATGCGTCCTCAACCCATAAGGGTAAATTGGGTAAAGAAAAGATTCCGACGCTTGAAGAAATATTTATTTGGCTTAACGATAATCAGCTTTTTTGCAATATTGAATTGAAAAATACGCTCTTTCTGTATCCAGGCTTAGAAGAGAAAGTCATCCGGCTCATCCGTACTTACGAAATGGAGGAAAGGGTAATCCTTTCTTCTTTCAATCATTACAGTTTAGTCAATTGCCATCAATTAGCACCTGAATTGGAAACCGCAACGCTTTATAGGGATGGTCTATACATGCCGTGGATATATGCCAAGGCAATAGGCGGAAGTGCAATCCACCCAAATATCCTGTCTGCCCCTGATGCACTTATTCAAGCATCGGTGAGTATGGGTGTTCCTGTACGGCCATATACCATTAATAAAGAAGCCGAGATGAAGCGGTTATTCAAATTGGGGTGCAGCGGCATCATAACCGATTTTCCCGAGGCAGCCGTACGGATCAGAGAAGGCTTGAAATCAAGATGA
- a CDS encoding sigma-54 interaction domain-containing protein — MQKVMIVGGGVGGTTVLKLLSESEVFSIVCMADTNESAEGMLAAKERKIPTVTNWSMGLERDLDIIFDTTGDPSVYKKIKRDMGEQTILIPGSVALIMAKLFEEKNRLISKLENTSAKMDLILNTTSEGMVVIDHEGFIIMFNDSAERASDTKREDVIGRHIKDFIPSTGLLRVMQTNQKEVNQEITLSNGMELITTRIPLVNADKEIIGAFSVFRNKTEAVQLAEQITDLKEIQTMLQAIIQSSDEAISVVDDQGRGLLINPAYTRITGLTKTQVIGKPASIDIYEGESMHMKVLQTKKPVRGVNMRVGPKHKEVIVNVAPIIVDGCLKGSVGVIHDVSEIQALTHELNRARQIIRTLQAKYSFDDIIGASEEMKLPIEQAKLSAKTPATVLLRGESGTGKELFAHAIHNASDRKFNKFVRVNCAAISESLLESELFGYDEGAFTGASRGGKVGFFEEANQGSIFLDEIGELPANIQAKLLRVLQEKEIIRVGGTKPIPINVRVIAATNINLEQAIATGSFREDLYFRLNRMPIFIAPLRKRREDLRELAEHLINKINQEYGRSIEGITAAAIHKMQIYNWPGNVRELENILGRAIIFMKLNETIIDIHHIPDFIEEVPLKQEKLVMKPSGYVSGKPLSEIIDQYEAEIIQQAFHTHKGNKTLTAKALGISVRNLYYKMEKLKL, encoded by the coding sequence ATGCAAAAGGTCATGATAGTAGGGGGAGGAGTGGGAGGGACAACTGTGTTGAAACTCCTATCGGAAAGTGAAGTATTCTCCATTGTTTGTATGGCTGATACGAATGAATCCGCTGAAGGGATGCTTGCTGCAAAGGAACGAAAGATTCCTACAGTGACCAATTGGAGCATGGGATTGGAGCGGGACTTGGACATCATTTTTGATACGACCGGTGACCCGTCTGTCTATAAAAAGATAAAAAGGGACATGGGCGAACAAACGATTCTTATTCCTGGAAGTGTCGCCCTCATAATGGCAAAGTTGTTTGAAGAGAAAAATCGCTTAATAAGTAAATTGGAGAATACCTCGGCAAAAATGGACTTGATCCTTAATACGACCAGTGAAGGGATGGTGGTGATTGATCATGAAGGATTCATCATCATGTTCAATGATAGTGCGGAACGTGCATCTGACACAAAGCGCGAGGATGTGATAGGCAGACATATCAAAGATTTCATCCCTTCAACTGGATTGCTGCGAGTGATGCAAACGAACCAAAAAGAAGTAAATCAGGAAATCACCCTCAGCAATGGGATGGAACTCATAACGACAAGGATACCTCTGGTGAATGCCGATAAGGAAATCATAGGGGCTTTTTCCGTGTTTAGGAATAAAACGGAGGCTGTACAATTGGCGGAGCAGATCACTGATTTAAAAGAGATACAGACGATGCTCCAGGCCATCATTCAATCCAGTGATGAAGCCATATCTGTTGTCGATGATCAAGGCAGGGGGCTTTTGATCAATCCGGCATATACAAGAATCACTGGCTTAACAAAGACCCAAGTGATTGGTAAGCCGGCTTCCATCGATATTTACGAAGGTGAAAGTATGCATATGAAAGTGCTTCAGACAAAAAAACCTGTTCGGGGTGTCAATATGCGTGTCGGCCCAAAACATAAGGAAGTGATCGTGAATGTTGCTCCAATCATCGTGGATGGGTGCCTGAAAGGGAGCGTTGGCGTCATTCATGATGTATCGGAAATTCAAGCCTTGACCCATGAACTGAATCGGGCAAGACAGATTATTCGTACATTGCAGGCTAAATATTCCTTTGATGATATAATTGGGGCTTCCGAAGAGATGAAGCTTCCGATTGAACAGGCGAAGTTATCGGCAAAAACACCTGCTACTGTCTTATTAAGAGGGGAATCAGGGACTGGCAAAGAGTTATTTGCACACGCCATACATAATGCAAGCGATAGGAAATTCAATAAATTCGTACGTGTAAATTGTGCGGCCATCTCGGAATCATTACTTGAAAGTGAACTGTTCGGTTATGATGAAGGAGCCTTTACAGGGGCAAGCAGGGGAGGAAAGGTCGGTTTTTTTGAAGAGGCAAATCAAGGGAGTATCTTTTTGGACGAAATTGGTGAATTACCAGCCAACATCCAAGCTAAATTACTTCGGGTTTTACAAGAAAAGGAAATCATCAGAGTGGGTGGGACGAAGCCGATTCCCATCAATGTCAGGGTCATAGCCGCTACGAATATCAATCTTGAACAGGCCATCGCTACCGGATCATTCAGGGAAGACTTGTATTTCAGGCTGAACCGCATGCCTATTTTCATTGCTCCACTAAGAAAGCGAAGAGAAGATTTGAGAGAATTGGCGGAGCATTTGATTAATAAAATCAATCAAGAGTATGGACGGAGCATAGAGGGAATTACAGCAGCAGCTATACATAAGATGCAAATATACAACTGGCCAGGTAATGTGAGGGAACTGGAAAATATCTTAGGACGGGCAATCATTTTCATGAAATTGAACGAGACGATCATTGATATACATCATATTCCGGATTTTATCGAAGAGGTTCCATTAAAACAGGAGAAATTAGTAATGAAGCCTTCTGGCTACGTATCGGGGAAACCGCTCTCGGAGATAATAGACCAGTATGAAGCCGAAATCATTCAGCAAGCGTTCCATACCCACAAGGGAAATAAAACACTTACGGCAAAAGCATTAGGGATTTCAGTTAGAAATCTATATTACAAAATGGAAAAATTAAAACTGTGA
- the lpdA gene encoding dihydrolipoyl dehydrogenase, whose amino-acid sequence MAEEFDLVILGGGTGGYVAAIKAAQLGLKTAVVEKGKLGGTCLHKGCIPSKALLRSAEVYQTAVKSEEFGVVTGDVKVDFLKVQERKNKVVDQLYKGVQHLMKQGKITVYEGLGRILGPSIFSPMPGTISVEMNNGSENEMLIPQNVIIATGSRPRTLPGLTIDGEFVLTSDEALKLESLPKSMIIVGGGVIGIEWASMLNDFGVEVTVLEYADRIIPTEDHDISSEMLRLLTKKGVKFVTGAKVLPETLKTDVSVSISAEVKGSLEEFTAEKMLVSVGRSANVEGIGLENTEIVKEKGFIETNDFFQTKESHIYAIGDCIGGLQLAHVASHEGITAVEHITGQKPERLDYSLISKCVYSSPEAASVGLTEEQANKEGYDLKIGKFPFRAVGKALVFGEADGFVKIIADKKTDDILGVHMIGPHVTDMISEAGLAKVLDATPWEIGKTIHPHPSLSEAIGEAALAVDGRAIHS is encoded by the coding sequence TTGGCTGAAGAATTTGACCTCGTTATCCTCGGCGGAGGAACAGGCGGGTATGTGGCAGCGATAAAGGCTGCTCAATTAGGATTGAAAACGGCTGTCGTGGAGAAAGGCAAGCTCGGCGGAACGTGTCTACATAAAGGCTGTATCCCTTCAAAAGCACTTTTAAGGAGTGCGGAAGTTTATCAGACTGCAGTGAAAAGTGAGGAATTCGGTGTTGTTACCGGGGATGTAAAGGTAGATTTCCTTAAGGTGCAGGAAAGAAAGAATAAAGTGGTCGATCAACTCTATAAAGGTGTCCAGCACTTGATGAAACAAGGGAAGATAACGGTTTATGAAGGGTTAGGACGTATACTTGGTCCATCTATATTTTCACCGATGCCTGGGACAATTTCCGTGGAAATGAATAATGGCAGTGAAAATGAAATGCTCATTCCTCAGAATGTCATCATTGCCACCGGTTCGCGTCCGAGGACACTGCCTGGTTTGACGATTGATGGGGAATTTGTGCTTACATCGGATGAAGCTCTAAAGCTTGAGAGTCTGCCAAAATCAATGATTATTGTAGGCGGGGGAGTAATCGGCATTGAATGGGCTTCGATGCTCAATGATTTTGGCGTGGAAGTGACAGTACTGGAATATGCAGATAGAATCATCCCGACTGAGGACCATGATATTTCCAGTGAAATGCTTCGTCTCCTAACGAAAAAGGGCGTCAAATTCGTTACAGGTGCCAAGGTATTGCCTGAAACCCTGAAAACGGATGTTTCAGTATCCATTTCTGCTGAAGTCAAAGGTTCGCTAGAGGAATTCACAGCTGAAAAAATGCTGGTTTCCGTAGGCAGATCAGCAAATGTTGAAGGGATCGGCCTTGAAAATACGGAAATTGTGAAAGAAAAAGGTTTTATTGAAACCAATGACTTCTTCCAAACGAAGGAATCACATATCTATGCGATCGGTGATTGTATCGGCGGTCTGCAATTGGCTCACGTTGCCTCCCATGAAGGTATTACGGCTGTTGAACATATAACAGGCCAAAAACCGGAACGGCTGGATTATTCGCTCATTTCAAAATGTGTGTATTCAAGCCCTGAAGCTGCAAGTGTCGGTTTGACGGAAGAACAGGCAAACAAGGAAGGCTATGATCTTAAAATTGGGAAATTCCCATTCCGTGCAGTTGGTAAGGCCCTTGTTTTCGGGGAAGCGGATGGTTTTGTCAAAATCATCGCCGATAAGAAAACGGATGATATACTGGGCGTTCATATGATCGGACCACATGTTACGGATATGATTTCAGAAGCGGGACTTGCAAAAGTGCTTGATGCGACACCTTGGGAGATAGGCAAGACAATTCATCCGCACCCAAGTCTTTCTGAAGCAATCGGAGAGGCGGCCCTTGCTGTCGATGGACGTGCCATTCATTCATAA
- a CDS encoding alpha-ketoacid dehydrogenase subunit beta: MPVISYIDAVTMAMREEMERDSRVFVLGEDVGKKGGVFKATNGLYDQFGEARVIDTPLAESAIAGVGIGAAMYGLRPIAEMQFADFIMPAINQIVSEAAKIRYRSNNDWSCPMVIRAPYGGGIHGALYHSQSVEAIFANQPGLKIVMPSTPYDVKGLLKAAIRDEDPVLFFEHKRAYRLIKGEVPTEDYVLPIGKADVKREGEDITVISYGLCVHFALQAAEKLAADGISAHVLDLRTVYPLDKDAIIEAASKTGKVLLVTEDNKEGSIMSEVAAIIAEHCLFDLDAPVKRLAGPDVPAMPYAPTMEKHFMVNPDKVEKAMRELAEY, encoded by the coding sequence ATGCCAGTGATTTCTTATATAGATGCCGTGACAATGGCAATGAGGGAAGAGATGGAACGCGATTCCCGTGTATTCGTATTGGGAGAGGATGTAGGAAAAAAAGGTGGGGTCTTTAAAGCTACTAATGGTTTATACGACCAATTCGGTGAAGCCAGGGTCATCGATACCCCTCTCGCTGAATCTGCAATTGCAGGAGTGGGAATTGGAGCCGCCATGTATGGGCTTCGGCCGATAGCTGAGATGCAATTTGCTGATTTCATCATGCCTGCCATTAACCAAATAGTTTCAGAGGCAGCCAAGATTAGATACCGTTCTAATAATGACTGGAGCTGTCCTATGGTAATCCGTGCTCCATATGGAGGAGGGATTCATGGAGCTCTTTATCATTCACAATCGGTTGAAGCAATCTTTGCTAATCAGCCGGGCTTGAAAATTGTGATGCCTTCCACTCCGTATGATGTAAAGGGTTTGCTTAAAGCTGCCATTCGCGATGAAGACCCAGTGCTTTTCTTTGAACATAAACGCGCATACCGCTTGATCAAGGGTGAGGTACCCACTGAAGATTATGTACTTCCAATTGGTAAGGCGGATGTGAAAAGGGAAGGGGAAGACATTACTGTCATCTCCTATGGCCTTTGTGTGCATTTTGCCCTTCAGGCAGCGGAAAAATTAGCTGCAGATGGAATTTCTGCACATGTTCTTGACTTGCGTACGGTCTACCCTTTGGATAAGGATGCTATTATAGAAGCAGCTTCTAAAACGGGGAAAGTATTACTGGTTACGGAAGATAATAAAGAAGGAAGCATCATGAGTGAGGTCGCAGCCATCATTGCTGAGCATTGCCTTTTTGATTTGGATGCCCCTGTAAAACGATTGGCCGGACCTGATGTACCTGCCATGCCATATGCGCCTACGATGGAAAAACATTTTATGGTGAATCCTGATAAGGTGGAAAAAGCTATGAGGGAATTGGCCGAGTATTAA
- the bcd gene encoding branched-chain amino acid dehydrogenase, which yields MEIFKYLEKYDYEQLLFCQDKQSGLKAIIAIHDTTLGPALGGTRMWTYASEEEAIEDALRLSRGMTYKNAAAGLNLGGGKTVIIGDPRKDKNEEMFRAFGRYIQGLNGRYITAEDVGTTVEDMDLIHEETDFVTGISPAFGSSGNPSPVTAYGVYRGMKAAAKEAFGTDSLEGKVIAVQGVGNVSYNLCRHLHEEGAKLIVTDINKESVARAVESFGATAVNPDEIYGVDCDIYAPCALGAVINDHTINQIRAKVIAGAANNQLKEPVHGDQIHEKGIIYAPDYVINAGGVINVADELLGYNRERALKKVETVYDTIERVIEIAKRDQIPTYKAADRMAEERIARMRNSRSQFLQNEKHILNGRK from the coding sequence ATGGAAATTTTTAAATATCTTGAGAAGTATGATTACGAGCAACTGCTATTCTGTCAGGATAAACAATCGGGTTTGAAAGCGATTATTGCCATTCATGATACAACATTAGGGCCTGCGCTTGGAGGCACAAGGATGTGGACGTATGCATCTGAAGAAGAAGCCATTGAAGATGCCTTAAGGCTTTCGAGAGGAATGACATATAAGAACGCAGCTGCCGGCTTGAATTTAGGCGGGGGGAAAACCGTCATCATCGGCGATCCGCGTAAGGATAAAAATGAAGAAATGTTCCGTGCATTCGGAAGGTATATCCAAGGGCTGAATGGGCGTTATATAACAGCTGAAGATGTAGGTACAACGGTTGAGGATATGGATCTCATTCATGAGGAGACGGATTTTGTCACTGGGATTTCCCCTGCATTCGGTTCTTCGGGTAACCCTTCCCCTGTAACTGCTTATGGGGTGTATCGCGGTATGAAGGCTGCTGCAAAAGAAGCATTCGGAACTGATTCTTTAGAAGGCAAGGTAATTGCAGTCCAAGGCGTCGGGAATGTTTCTTATAACTTATGCCGTCACCTTCATGAGGAGGGCGCCAAGCTGATCGTTACGGATATAAATAAAGAAAGCGTGGCCCGTGCGGTTGAATCCTTTGGGGCGACTGCAGTGAATCCTGATGAAATTTATGGAGTCGACTGTGATATCTATGCACCATGTGCGTTAGGGGCGGTCATAAATGATCATACAATCAATCAAATCAGGGCGAAGGTCATTGCAGGTGCAGCCAATAATCAATTAAAGGAACCTGTTCATGGCGATCAAATTCATGAAAAAGGTATTATATATGCACCTGATTATGTAATTAATGCAGGTGGAGTCATAAATGTAGCCGATGAGCTTCTAGGGTATAATCGGGAAAGAGCCCTTAAGAAAGTGGAAACGGTTTATGATACAATTGAACGAGTCATCGAGATTGCAAAACGTGATCAAATCCCAACTTATAAAGCAGCGGATAGGATGGCAGAGGAGCGCATTGCTCGCATGAGGAATTCAAGGAGCCAATTCTTGCAAAATGAAAAACACATCTTGAATGGAAGAAAGTGA
- a CDS encoding dihydrolipoamide acetyltransferase family protein, translating into MAMELMKMPQLGESVTEGTISKWLVKPGDHVTKYDPLAEVMTDKVNAEVPSSFTGIIKELKADENQTLAVGEVICSIEVEAAKTDNGNAGQVSHSEENVEAPVTRDVQQASAEPSRKARYSPAVLKLSQEHGIDLSKVKGTGNEGRITRKDLLKLVESGNLPKADEPSAISDSVPEAIAPQVNRQTSPVTNVTTAAGDKEIPVTGIRKAIASNMLKSKHEIPHAWTMVEVDASNMVKLRDNLKSGFKQKEGYNLTYFAFFVKAVAQALTEFPELNSMWAGEKIIQKKEINISIAVATEDALFVPVIKNADEKSIKGIAREIQELASKVKAGKLKAEDMQGGTFTVNNTGSFGSVQSMGIINYPQAAILQVETIVKRPVVINDMIAVRDMVNLCLSLDHRVLDGLVCGRFLARVKEIIEKISKDNTSIY; encoded by the coding sequence ATGGCTATGGAATTAATGAAGATGCCTCAACTAGGCGAAAGTGTCACAGAGGGAACCATCAGTAAATGGCTTGTGAAGCCAGGGGATCATGTCACGAAATACGACCCGCTAGCTGAAGTGATGACAGATAAAGTAAATGCTGAGGTTCCTTCTTCCTTCACCGGCATCATCAAGGAATTGAAAGCGGATGAGAATCAAACATTGGCAGTCGGGGAAGTCATTTGCTCGATTGAAGTTGAAGCGGCAAAGACGGATAACGGAAATGCTGGGCAGGTTTCTCATAGTGAGGAAAATGTTGAAGCACCTGTTACAAGAGATGTGCAGCAAGCGTCGGCCGAACCATCAAGGAAAGCTCGCTATTCGCCAGCTGTGTTAAAACTTTCCCAGGAGCATGGAATAGATCTTTCAAAAGTTAAAGGAACGGGGAATGAGGGACGGATCACCCGTAAAGATTTATTGAAACTTGTTGAATCAGGGAATCTTCCTAAGGCGGATGAGCCTTCCGCAATATCCGATTCGGTTCCTGAAGCGATCGCTCCTCAAGTTAATCGTCAAACCAGTCCAGTAACAAACGTGACTACTGCGGCTGGTGACAAGGAAATACCTGTTACCGGCATCCGAAAGGCAATTGCGTCCAATATGTTGAAAAGTAAGCACGAAATTCCACATGCCTGGACGATGGTGGAAGTTGACGCAAGCAATATGGTGAAGTTGCGTGATAATCTAAAATCCGGCTTTAAACAAAAAGAAGGCTATAATTTAACGTACTTTGCCTTTTTCGTAAAAGCGGTTGCTCAAGCCCTTACGGAATTTCCAGAGCTCAATTCGATGTGGGCAGGCGAAAAGATCATACAAAAGAAAGAAATCAATATATCAATAGCCGTTGCAACTGAAGATGCCTTATTTGTACCGGTCATTAAAAATGCGGATGAAAAATCAATCAAAGGTATAGCAAGGGAGATACAGGAACTCGCATCCAAAGTTAAGGCGGGTAAGTTAAAAGCAGAGGATATGCAAGGTGGTACGTTCACTGTTAATAACACTGGTTCATTCGGTTCTGTCCAGTCCATGGGAATCATTAATTACCCACAGGCGGCCATTTTACAAGTTGAAACGATTGTAAAACGCCCAGTGGTCATAAATGACATGATTGCAGTACGAGATATGGTGAATCTCTGTTTATCACTTGATCATCGTGTTTTGGACGGACTGGTATGCGGCCGATTCCTCGCGAGGGTTAAAGAAATCATCGAAAAGATTTCCAAAGATAACACTTCCATATACTAA